The Halofilum ochraceum DNA window GGAGGAGTCCGAAGCCCGCCCCGTCGGCGACGACGAAGTGCCGGACGCGGACTTCGAGCGCGACGAGCTGGAGCAGGCTCTGCGCGAATACGCGGATATGCCGCCGAGCGAGGCGGAACAGGTGGCCGGTGTCAACGCGGCCATCAACGAGATCCAGCGTCGCGCCGAGCGCATGGACCCGGACGCGACCGAGCGGGCCATCGAGGAGGCCGCCCGCAACGAGGAGTCGGACCAGCAGCTCGCCGGCCGGTTGCTCGACGTGGTCGAAAACGCGCAGTCGGACATGGAACAGCGCGGCGGGGAACAGCCCGAAACGGCCGCGGAGTCGGCCGCCAGCAGCGAGCGCCGCCAGCAGCCCAGCAAGCGCGAGGCGATCGACCGCCACCTCGACGAGGTCGGTGATCTCGACGAGGCCCGTGGGATGATCCAGGCGCTGCGCGAGGATCGGCGCACGGCGAAGGTGGGCGGTACCGACATCGAAGGCGTCGCCAACATCGTCGAGCACGCCGAGCGCGAGGCCAACGGCGAGCTGAAGCAGTATCAGGGCTTCCTTGATCTGGACAACTTCAAGTCCATCAACGACACGCTCGGCCACGGCACGGCCGATGAGCTGATCCGCCAGTTCGCCCAGCGGCTCAAGGATTACGTCGGCGACGGCAATATCTTCCACCGCTCCGGCGACGAGTTCATCGTCCAGGGCGACGACAAGGCGCAGCTCGAGTCCGCGCTCCGGCAGGCCCAGCAGGATTTCGAGGACGATGCCCGCTTTGTCCTCGATATGCCGGACGGTGGTAGGATAGAGCGCAACCAGGTCCGTTTCTCCTACGGGATCGCAGAGAATGTCGAAAGCGCCGAAACAGAGCAGGACAAGCAGAAGCAGCGGCGGAAGGAAGAAGGATTCCGCTCCGACCGCGAGAGTGGTGAAGGACAGCCCGCAGGCGCGTCGGACAGTGGAGCGGCTGAACAGCCCGGGGCCGATCAGTCCGGCCCGGATCGCGAAGGCGGCGCCCGAGGGGACGCAGATCAGCCTCAAGTGGCCGAGGACAGCGAAGGACAGCTAGACCTCGCCGGGGGCCGCTCCGAAACCGAGCAGGCCGCGAAGGACGCGGACGTCGAGCGCGAGCGCAAGGCGGCCGATTCGCCACCCGTTGAGTCCGGCGACGGGGATCTGTTCTCCGGCGCCGACAAACAGCCTGATCTACTGGATCAGCCCTCCGAAAAAGCCCCCGCCGAGTCGGGGGCTTCTTCGTTGGACCCCGAGGACAGCTATGAGCGCGCGCAGGCGATCATAGACCGCCTGGAGGAGGCCGGGGCGACCCGCACCGCATCGACCCTGCGGGAGCTTCTGGAAGCCCGCCGGTCCGAGGGCCGGCCGTTCCCCACGGCCAGCCTCAATTCGTGGGAGAAGAACACCGAGGACCGCGTCGAGCAGGCCGTCCAGCGCGAGCGCGAGCAGGCCGGCACGGACGAGGCGACGCAGGCGTTGTCCGAGTCCGCGAGCTGGTCCGATCAGTTCCGTGTGCCGGACACGCACTTCCCCGACGACATGGCGCGGCGCGCGGCCACGGCGAAGCGCGATGCCGAGGCCCGCGGTGACAACGAAACGACCAATGAAATCGAGTTCGCCGTGGTCAAGTACCATCAGGCGCGCGAGAGCGGCGACGATACCGGCGCCATGCGGAACATGAATCGGCTGCGCCGCGCGCTCGGCATGGACGAGGTCGACCCGCAGATCGAGGATCTGGCGGCGTACCGCAAGCACAAGGGCATGGCGGCCAAGCGCGCGTCGAAGTTCCTGCGCGATCGCGGCCTGTCGGAGCCGGCGGCGACCGATCCCTCGTTCAGTACGACCCTGCGCGGCGGCAAGGCCCGCGTGTTCCGGGGCGAGGATACGCTCACCATCCGCGACGCGGACATTGGCACCGCCGAGTTCTCGCTGGACAAGTACGGCGTGCTGGAGCTGAACGAAGGCCAGAAGTATGACCTGGCCGGAGCGATCGAGGGCGCCAGCGCGGTCAAGGATTTTCTGGACGAGCTTTCGACCCGCCTGTCGGAGCAGGGCGATACGCCGGCCGAGGCGTCCAGCGCGGACAACGCCAGCGCACTCGAGCGTGACGTGCCGAAGCTGGAGAAGGCGGCCACGGCCCTGCGCCGCGGCGAGGACCCGAGCGACGGTCAGGATCTGACCGGCAAGCCGGTCAGCGTGCGCGACGACCTGATCGACAAGGTCGGCGAGCTGCGCGACCGCGTCACACAGGAGCTGGATCAGGCGGGCGCGGACGTCGACCAGGACCTCGCCCAGCGCGCGGACGCGGCCATCGAAAACGGCCGTCGCGCCCTCGCCGGTCGCACCAAGAGCAAGAGCGGCCAGGAATCCGGCAAGGGTGACACCGATTTCCTTCTGGATGCCCCGGAGTCCGGTGACAGCGGCGAACGTGCGCGCACGCAGGGCGAGTCGGGCGAAACACAGGGCAATGCCGAGGGCGAGACTGGCGCCGCTGACAGCGCCGCACAGCCGCCCCTGCGCGTGGAACCGTACACCGAGAAATCCGTCGTGGTGCGCGGCGACACCAAGCCCCACAAGGACCGGATCAAGAACGCGCTGGGCGGCAAGCCGCGCGGCCTGTTCAACAACCGGGCCGGCGGCTGGATCTTCCCGCGCGCCCGGGCCGATGATCTGCGCCGCGCCCTGTCGGACCTGTTGCCGCAGGAAACCGACATCGACGCACAGGCCCAGCAGGCAGCTACCAGCCAGCAGAGCCCCGACCCCGAGCCCACGGCCGCGCAGAAGGAGGCCGGCAACTACCGCAAGGGCGATCTTCGGGTGCAGGGCTTCGATATTGCGGTCGAAACCCCGAAGGGCTCCTACCGGCACAACCTCAGCGAGCGCGACCTCAATTTCAACGCGCCCGATGCTGCCGATACCATTATCAGGGCCTTGCGGAACAAGAACGTGCCGTCGGCATTCAAGATGCTGCGCGCGTCGAACCATCCGATTCTGCGCGAGATGGCTCGCGACGCCTGGATGGTCCGCCTCAAGCACAGCTACGGCTACTTCCGGCGCACCGAAGGCAACGACGGCGATGCGGTCGACGTGTTCGTTGGCCCGAACCCGGACAGCGAGACGGCCTACATCGTCGATCAGATGCGCCCGCTTTCCGGTGTCGAGCCGGAAAGCACCCCCGGGCGTAATGTGTTCGACGAGCACAAGGTAATGCTCGGCTTCGACTCCGAGGAGGCCGCGCGCAAGGGCTATCTGGACGGATTCGAGGGCGAGTTTGGCAAGCGCGTTCTCGGCGCCATCACGCCGGTCGATGTGACCGAGCTGCGTGACTGGCTGGACAGCGGCGACACGAAGCAGCCGTACTCGCCGAAGCTGCGCGACGAATCGAAGATCGAGGCGGGCGACCGCGTGATCGCCGTTCGGGACACCGAAGCCTTCGGCACCGATCCGATCGAGGTCCAGTGGTCGGACGGCAGCAAGATCCGCCTCAAGGGACGCGGCCGGCAGACGTTCAGCGCGGACAAGTTCCGCAAGGTCGAGCAAGAACCGGAGGAGCCGGGTTCCTACATGGAGCGCCGCCCCGATCCGCCGGTCGAGGGCGTGGTCAAGCGCGACAGTGACGGCGGGGTGACTTTCGACTTCGACGAATACCGCCGCAAGCAGGATCGGTGGCAGGACGAGGTCGCCACCGACGAGCAGCTCAAGGCGCTGACGGAGTGGGACAACTCCACCCCGGCGATCTTCAACAATGCGCTTCATGTTCCCGAGGCGGATCGGCAGGCGCTTATCGACCATCTGCGCTCGCAGGATTACTACCACGGGGGCGGCGCACCGCGCGCCGAAGAAACCCCGCGTGTGCCCGAAGGCGGCGGCGCCTACTTCTCGACGTCGCGTGACTATGCGGCGACGTATGGCGACAGCGTCGGCCGCTATCGGCTCAACTTCCGCAATCCGCTGCTACTGGAATCCGACGACGCGCTGTTCGACAGCGACCGTTTCCTGCAGCCCGTTCGGGAGGCCGGTTACGACGCGGTCATAACGCCGGAAGGTACCGAGGTCGCCGTACTCGACCAGTCCGTGATCGAGGAACAGGACCGCACCCCCGCCAATCTGCAGGGGAGTCAGCAGCAGTCGCAGTCCGAGCTGGTCGACGACGAATCCGAGCTGCAGGACCGCACCCGCGCCAACATGGCCGGCGAGTCGCCGGAACGCGCCACGCTCATTGCGCTGCGCGATGCGCTGGAAGCCGCGACCGACACCATGAACGAGGGCGGGATGCCCGGCGAGTTCGCCCGCGAGGCGGACGATCTGGCCGAGCGCATCACCAATGCGACCGACAACGACCGCGATCTGACGCAACTGCAGCAGGACGCGGCGGCGTCGATCCGTGACTGGCTCGACCGGGGCGGCATGGACGATGATCTCGCCAACTACCTGCGGGGCATCGAGCAGGCGATCCGCGCGAGCGCCGAGCTGCCGGGAAGCCAGCAGTCCCGATCCGAGCAGCTCGCCACGGACATTGCGGCCATGCTCCCGAACCGGGTTGGTCGCGCGGCCACCGGCATGAAGGCGATCGGCTCGACCGAGCTGTTCGAAATGGCCAACCGCACCTACGGCGGCACCCGGGCCGAGGGCGCCTACACCAGCCGGGACGCCTACGACGCGCTGGAAACGGGCGTGAACCTGTACCTGCGCGGCCGTGATGATCTCGCGCCCGATGGCAACGCCGAGGCCGCGGCGGAGAATATCCGCCAGATTGACGCGATCATCCAGGCGCTGCCGTCGCAGACCCGGCGCAGCGAGGGGCAGACGCAGCTCCAGCAGTTCTCGACCCCGCCGACGCACGCGCACGCGGCCGCATGGGTGGCAAATCTCGCCGAGCGGGACGTGGTGCTGGAACCCTCGGCCGGCACCGGGAGTCTGATCGCTCCGGCGCAGGCCGCCGACGCGCGGGTAATCGCCAATGAGTACGACCCCGGCCGCGCCGAGCTGCTTGAACGCTTCAACACGACGGTCCACCGCGAGGACGCGCAGCACATCAACGCGACGCTGCCGCGCGATATTCAGCCGTCCGTCGTGCTCATGAATCCCCCGTTTTCGTCGAACCTCAAGCGCCCGGGCAAGAAGGATCTGCAGGTTGGCGCCCGCCACGTCGAGGAGGCCATGCGCCGCCTGCAGCCCGGCGGGCGGCTGGTGGCGATTCTCGGCCGGGGGATGCGCCCGGATGCCGCCTCGCAGCAGGTACAGCGTTTCTGGCAGCGGATCGGCGAGCAGTACAACGTGCGCGCGAATGTCGGCATCAGCGGGCAGGCGTACAAGCAATACGGGACCACGTTCGACAACCGCATCGTGGTCATGGACAACACCGCGCCGGACGGCCAGAATCCAGTAACAGGCGACGTCGAGAGCGTCGACGAGCTGCCGGCGCTCCTGGAGGAGGTCCGCAATGACCGGCCTGAAAGCACTGAACCGCAAGCCGGTGCACGAAGCGGCGGCGCGCGCCTACCGCAAGCTGACCGGGGAGCCGCCCAGGGCGGTGGATCTGGCCGGACTGGCGCTGGCGGAGTGGGCACTGGATCAGCCCCCGGCCGTTCACGGACTCAGCGAGGCGAACGCGGAGATTCTTCTGGACGAGGTCAGGGACCGGATGATGCACGCGACGCCGCAGGAACAGCACGAGTTTCTGACGAGCGCGGCACCGGACGACCCGAAGGGACGGACGATACCGGAGCCGTTTCGCCTGCACCGGATGGAACCGATCGGAGTGGTGCGCGAGCTGGTGGACGTACTGCATCACAAGCTGGCCGCGATGGCGACGGGGACGTATCCGATGTAGACGCGGTCACGGTCGAGTCGGCGGATTCGACGAGCACCGAAGCCAACCAGGAAACCGAGCTTACCGACGACACGTTCGAGAGCTACCGCCCCCGGGCGACGTTCAGCTCCGCCAAAGAGCACCCCGCGAAGCTGTCCGAGTCCGCGGCGATGGCGTCGGTCAAGGCGCCGAAGATCGAGCGGCAGCCGCGCATCCCCTCGGAGATCGTCGAGTCCGGCCGCCTGTCGAATATCCAGCTCGAAGCGGTCGCGCTGGCCGGCCAGTCCCATGACCAGCAGCTCGCCGACGGCACCCGCCGGGGCTTCTATATCGGTGACGGTACCGGCGTCGGCAAGGGCGCCGAGATCGCCGGCATCATCCTCGACAACTTCAAGCGCGGCCGGCAGAAGGCCGTGTGGGTGTCGGAGAATCAGAAGCTCTACAAGGATGCCCAGCGCGACGCGGATTGGGCCGGCCTCGGCAAGGATCAGATTTTCTCCCAGGGCGACGTGAAGGGCCCGATCAAGGGCGACAAGGGCGTCGCGTTCACCACCTACCACCTGCTTCGCTCCAAGGGGCAGGACTCGCGCGACGCCGACGGCAACATCGTCAAGGGCGAGCGCCGGATCGACCAGCTCATTGAATGGCTGGGCGAGGACTTCGATGGCGTGATCGCCTTCGACGAGTCGCACAACATGGCCAACGGCCTCGACGAGGAAGGCGAGCGCGGTGTGCAGAAGGCGTCGCAGGCCGCACTCGCCGGGATCGAGCTGCAGGACCGGCTCCCCGACGCGCGCGTGGTGTACGTCTCCGCGACCGGCGCCACGGAGGTCCGCAATCTGGCCTACGCCAAGCGCCTCGGCCTGTGGGGGCAGGACACCGCGTTCCCCGACGTCAACACGTTCGTCGAGTCGATCGACAACGGCGGCGTGGCGGCAATGGAGATCGTTGCCAAGGATCTCAAATCCCTGGGCCTCTATACCTCGCGCTCGCTGTCCTACGACGACGTCAGCTACGGCGGGCTCGTCCACGAGCTGACCGAGGAGCAGAACGACGCCTACCGGACGCTGGCGCGCGCGTGGCAGAACGTCATGCAGCGCGTGGACGCGGCGCTGGCCGACACGGAGAACAACGGCGAGGGCGCGGCCGACGGGCAATCCAAGGCGCGGGCCCGCTCCGCGTTTTGGGGCGCGCACCAGCGGTTCTTCAATCAGGTCATTACGGCCATGAAGGGCCCGTCGATCATCTCGGACGTGGAGCAGCAGCTCGAAAACGGCCACTCCGCCGTGCTGCAGCTCGTGTCCACGAACGAGGCGACGCAGGAGCGCCGGCTGGCGCAGGCCGAGAAGGAGGGGCTGTCGCTCGACGACGTCGACGTGACGCCGCTCGATATTCTCATGCAGTACCTCTACAACAGCTTCCCGACCACCAAGTACGAGAAAACGATCGACGAAAACGGCAACGAGAAAAGCGTTCCCGTAACCGACTCGAACGGCAACCCGGTCGAGGACCCCGGCAAGGTCGCGGAGCGCGATTCGCTCATGGAGGAAATGGGCAGTCTCGACGTGCCGGAAGGCATCCTGGAACAGCTCATTGACCACTTCGGCACCGACGCGGTCGCGGAAGTCACCGGCCGCTCCCGGCGACTGGTCCGGGGCAAGAAGGGCCGCGAGATCCAGAAGCGGACCAAGAAGAACGTCAACGCCGAGATCGACGAGTTCAACAAGGGCAAGCGCCGCATCCTGATCTTCTCCGACGCGGGCGGTACCGGTGCGAGCTACCACGCCGACAACCGCATCGAGAACCGGCAGAAGCGCTACCACTACCTCGTCCAGCCGGGGTGGCGGGCCGACAAGGCGGTGCAGGGCTTCGGCCGCACGCACCGCTCGAATCAGGCCGTGGCGCCGCACTACGTCCTCGCCTCGACCAACCTGCAGGCGGAAAAGCGCTTCCTGTCGTCGATCGCCCGCCGGCTGGATCAGCTCGGCGCGCTGACCAAGGGCCAGCGCGACGCGGCCGGCGGTGGCGTGGTGAGCAGCGAGGCCAGTCTCGAGAACCGCTTTGCGAGCAACGCGGTCCTCACGATGATCTTCGACGCGCAGCAGGGTAACGCCGGCATCGTGAACCGCCCCGTCCTCGAAAACGAGATGGGCTTCCACCTGTGGGACGAGGACGGCAAGCTGCAGGAATCGAAACTGCCGAGCGTGCCGCAGTTCCTCAACCGCCTCCTGTCGCTGGAGCCGGAGCGCATGGACGAGGTGTTCCACGAGTTCGACCGCCGGTTCAAGGCGAATATCGAATACGCCCGCCA harbors:
- a CDS encoding strawberry notch-like NTP hydrolase domain-containing protein translates to MAKPWENDWQASGSGDGDKPWDKSWSSGADSADTRDEAPVESVDTDEDAKPSGGLGDVGSQTSGGSSRSGSLGMTDASPGGAHPRARGGWDESSAPSQEQVEAVKQDASEYYAGTTFSERAGERLEVGARNLETAVDAVSLMENYRQATETKSKLESLQDQAEKAKAALQKREDVPQQQKEAMLGRIDNQLAGYQKQLDASRKDFRSRLQSIAENQKKNAETARNPIAEKAVQSESFEEFWTYFQEDPIGVIGQFGTESAPLMASSLAGGMAGGAVGGPAGFAAGMGVGSGGIEFALSLADGLREHGADMNDPQSVKETLAQHGEDIRRKAATRGVAIGLFDAASGKLASTALTPRAAANAGRTAQVARETGEQVAQTGAQGAAGAAGEATAQAATGEELRAGEIAVEGFAEGVTAPVDVAGAAVTGARGRGRRKGDTDAEQPGRSEQEESDLAEFENFMAERRGESQGDPAELPRPVVEVDTRGEARTQAQGDQKRAQEASSREDLGLTPDVERAQRRRAERSQPGESVQGRGAQAKQAPAESASEQRSRQKQLKRAKRYEELAASEEDPEIARDLRNQAAGIRRELDQNKPKESRAERFRRERRIDEEKDDLLTAIQKLGGINTTIETDWKGRLKGQEPIKKVGFPKLERSEPGQGETLDGLAEVLHERGYLNTRDQHELEEKLLQAEKGNPVYSNQADEAAMIDAMEESEARPVGDDEVPDADFERDELEQALREYADMPPSEAEQVAGVNAAINEIQRRAERMDPDATERAIEEAARNEESDQQLAGRLLDVVENAQSDMEQRGGEQPETAAESAASSERRQQPSKREAIDRHLDEVGDLDEARGMIQALREDRRTAKVGGTDIEGVANIVEHAEREANGELKQYQGFLDLDNFKSINDTLGHGTADELIRQFAQRLKDYVGDGNIFHRSGDEFIVQGDDKAQLESALRQAQQDFEDDARFVLDMPDGGRIERNQVRFSYGIAENVESAETEQDKQKQRRKEEGFRSDRESGEGQPAGASDSGAAEQPGADQSGPDREGGARGDADQPQVAEDSEGQLDLAGGRSETEQAAKDADVERERKAADSPPVESGDGDLFSGADKQPDLLDQPSEKAPAESGASSLDPEDSYERAQAIIDRLEEAGATRTASTLRELLEARRSEGRPFPTASLNSWEKNTEDRVEQAVQREREQAGTDEATQALSESASWSDQFRVPDTHFPDDMARRAATAKRDAEARGDNETTNEIEFAVVKYHQARESGDDTGAMRNMNRLRRALGMDEVDPQIEDLAAYRKHKGMAAKRASKFLRDRGLSEPAATDPSFSTTLRGGKARVFRGEDTLTIRDADIGTAEFSLDKYGVLELNEGQKYDLAGAIEGASAVKDFLDELSTRLSEQGDTPAEASSADNASALERDVPKLEKAATALRRGEDPSDGQDLTGKPVSVRDDLIDKVGELRDRVTQELDQAGADVDQDLAQRADAAIENGRRALAGRTKSKSGQESGKGDTDFLLDAPESGDSGERARTQGESGETQGNAEGETGAADSAAQPPLRVEPYTEKSVVVRGDTKPHKDRIKNALGGKPRGLFNNRAGGWIFPRARADDLRRALSDLLPQETDIDAQAQQAATSQQSPDPEPTAAQKEAGNYRKGDLRVQGFDIAVETPKGSYRHNLSERDLNFNAPDAADTIIRALRNKNVPSAFKMLRASNHPILREMARDAWMVRLKHSYGYFRRTEGNDGDAVDVFVGPNPDSETAYIVDQMRPLSGVEPESTPGRNVFDEHKVMLGFDSEEAARKGYLDGFEGEFGKRVLGAITPVDVTELRDWLDSGDTKQPYSPKLRDESKIEAGDRVIAVRDTEAFGTDPIEVQWSDGSKIRLKGRGRQTFSADKFRKVEQEPEEPGSYMERRPDPPVEGVVKRDSDGGVTFDFDEYRRKQDRWQDEVATDEQLKALTEWDNSTPAIFNNALHVPEADRQALIDHLRSQDYYHGGGAPRAEETPRVPEGGGAYFSTSRDYAATYGDSVGRYRLNFRNPLLLESDDALFDSDRFLQPVREAGYDAVITPEGTEVAVLDQSVIEEQDRTPANLQGSQQQSQSELVDDESELQDRTRANMAGESPERATLIALRDALEAATDTMNEGGMPGEFAREADDLAERITNATDNDRDLTQLQQDAAASIRDWLDRGGMDDDLANYLRGIEQAIRASAELPGSQQSRSEQLATDIAAMLPNRVGRAATGMKAIGSTELFEMANRTYGGTRAEGAYTSRDAYDALETGVNLYLRGRDDLAPDGNAEAAAENIRQIDAIIQALPSQTRRSEGQTQLQQFSTPPTHAHAAAWVANLAERDVVLEPSAGTGSLIAPAQAADARVIANEYDPGRAELLERFNTTVHREDAQHINATLPRDIQPSVVLMNPPFSSNLKRPGKKDLQVGARHVEEAMRRLQPGGRLVAILGRGMRPDAASQQVQRFWQRIGEQYNVRANVGISGQAYKQYGTTFDNRIVVMDNTAPDGQNPVTGDVESVDELPALLEEVRNDRPESTEPQAGARSGGARLPQADRGAAQGGGSGRTGAGGVGTGSAPGRSRTQRGERGDSSGRGQGPDDARDAAGTARVSDERGTGRPEGTDDTGAVSPAPDGTDRSGARAGGRTASQAGRDGDGDVSDVDAVTVESADSTSTEANQETELTDDTFESYRPRATFSSAKEHPAKLSESAAMASVKAPKIERQPRIPSEIVESGRLSNIQLEAVALAGQSHDQQLADGTRRGFYIGDGTGVGKGAEIAGIILDNFKRGRQKAVWVSENQKLYKDAQRDADWAGLGKDQIFSQGDVKGPIKGDKGVAFTTYHLLRSKGQDSRDADGNIVKGERRIDQLIEWLGEDFDGVIAFDESHNMANGLDEEGERGVQKASQAALAGIELQDRLPDARVVYVSATGATEVRNLAYAKRLGLWGQDTAFPDVNTFVESIDNGGVAAMEIVAKDLKSLGLYTSRSLSYDDVSYGGLVHELTEEQNDAYRTLARAWQNVMQRVDAALADTENNGEGAADGQSKARARSAFWGAHQRFFNQVITAMKGPSIISDVEQQLENGHSAVLQLVSTNEATQERRLAQAEKEGLSLDDVDVTPLDILMQYLYNSFPTTKYEKTIDENGNEKSVPVTDSNGNPVEDPGKVAERDSLMEEMGSLDVPEGILEQLIDHFGTDAVAEVTGRSRRLVRGKKGREIQKRTKKNVNAEIDEFNKGKRRILIFSDAGGTGASYHADNRIENRQKRYHYLVQPGWRADKAVQGFGRTHRSNQAVAPHYVLASTNLQAEKRFLSSIARRLDQLGALTKGQRDAAGGGVVSSEASLENRFASNAVLTMIFDAQQGNAGIVNRPVLENEMGFHLWDEDGKLQESKLPSVPQFLNRLLSLEPERMDEVFHEFDRRFKANIEYARQQGQLDTGMETLRADSIQKVYEQESQLGDRPGALRYVELETRREAKLTHYEDLPFDRDGLFFGRNKSSGYLYAFVPTATTTDPKTGALVKQYRRIGPTGADYLPQAKYREKYETASDSDAELRAAWQQRVDAAPNQVKSSRHLIVGALLPVWDRLPTDNQRVLRVQTDDGERLLGRELPAKQVRETLSQLGFDRPAQDLSPAAVREAIMDRGAPVKLTNGWQLERRRVDNEQRMEVKGPRGSEVQQLKQLGATTEIIAHKTRVFIPTAKAETVLGELFQSKPPQEIVEEQSADDEADGARFSRSGERPANPQGSEAGINVDEARSAAARLMRDWKERPATYVRQSENELPADLRQEIDSAGARGEVRGVFWKGRVYLVADNIPSQRALEETVLHEVIGHYGLRRAIGKDIKPLLRQVWMQYGRSGLADIAQRQGLDLSKPDHQLIAAEEKLAEMAESGAKPNLLQRLAAKIRDWLRRMGFSLRLTDSELLALVARARDFVQRGRRVSGQDSVLDEARAKYSREYGEAGAGADASMFSRHSRSGNDEKPRMYARAPDGSLAGVAEYSQGKWHVWLKRDASGRLFDDGPRTHTEETIGAARKRFTGAGLEVTVSMPRVERQKSEPLFSDGFDMPAAGTFDYIRYNLQDKYVDLLKAQGAIEQYTGAEIPDDLNAYMKESLYHGRADDRVNRFREEHVDPLVESMRDNGVTMDELDEYLYARHAPERNAAMSEINPELQEGEGSGMTDAEAAAVMERIREEGRMEVMESLAARVDAIVEMQRGILVFEGLERAETVQAWRNKYDHYVPLRGFAEVSEDAQAMASSQDARGKGFNLAGGRQKSAMGRRSRSDSPLTHVLANYEAAAVRAEKAHVGRALMRLIQANPNPRLWEVDKVEIERRINPQTGLVESRVKPSWTNDDNELVVKVAGEDHRITLHGDQGLRIASAMKNLGADQINVIVRAGAWLNRWLSWTRTGANPEFIISNFMRDLQTAGINLAGTKADDMKWRILKDVRQARKGIRDEQKGGNSEWAKRYREFKRMGAKTGWVDTYASTDDAKKALEKRIKRARRSGAHPGEMLQAALDFTENVNISVENAVRLSAFENARRSGVSEQQAASIAKELTVNFNRKGHYGTVMNAAYLFYNAGLQGTTRMLQALGSKKVRKIAYSIVGVSAAVAMGNRIWGGEDEDGIPYYDKLPDWLKSRYFVVMLPGTEGQYVSVPLPYGYNIMHVMGQEFAAATEQALGMRNDYDASDSSLRVMATSFESFNPLGSEATPAQFITPTVLDPAAQVWENRDWSGRRIYPTGNPFDRSPDPDSHQSWSTTPDLFKTIAQGMNDATGGTAVTPGWFDVHPESLERFYEFGVGGLGTFISDSFVNIPTKLAKGQDIQTYEIPFLSKLYGESGFRTTRDGYYDALRRIGEAEDELEGARKRKTDRTVGEVEREYRPELQIRGMAKSAEKKLKSLNDRIENIRKSKAYDSRAKSKRIENLRERKEDVMLEFSRAYRQAQQY